In bacterium, a genomic segment contains:
- a CDS encoding sigma 54-interacting transcriptional regulator, which yields MYQLNLQKGQDDAMQVVLKQNQTSVGRAANNDICLPDADISRVHFIITKNNDHEFVITDKSTNGTFLNDKKISSSIIRPQDCIKIGQWTIFFLQSQERSEAATQIIDTSPTKVVSYKPNNGEIVTQLSQLECLDSQKIYDLKDSMISIGKASSNTIVIDSEYISNFHCKLEYKNNQFHLKDLNSTNGTLLNNKKILEAPLVDGAIISVGKHNFRFSTEESLETIKALPIKQYHGIISQDKAMQQMFALIERMSQSDANVLIQGETGCGKELIAKAIHKVSHRAHQRYITLNCGAIAKDLIESELFGHEKGAFTSALNQRKGVFEEANHGTLFLDEIAELPLELQPKLLRVLENNEIRRVGSNKTITINTRIIAATHQNLHECVKKGTFREDLYYRLFVIPINVPPLRNRKEDIPLLVDYFLNQKTSISKNALEQLKNHAWPGNVRELKNLVQRAQIAAGDAEIDSQHINFSPLGIADKTAYEFDSTLNRIPKVSKTLKDVEKEIILEELNNNNWNKTETAKKLGIAKSTLHEKIKKYQLEN from the coding sequence ATGTATCAATTGAATTTACAAAAAGGCCAAGATGATGCCATGCAAGTTGTACTTAAACAAAATCAAACCAGTGTTGGAAGAGCTGCAAATAACGATATTTGCCTCCCCGATGCAGATATTTCACGTGTTCACTTCATCATCACTAAAAACAATGATCATGAATTTGTTATTACCGATAAATCAACCAACGGTACTTTTTTAAATGATAAAAAAATAAGCAGTAGCATTATTCGACCTCAAGATTGTATTAAAATAGGTCAGTGGACTATTTTTTTCTTACAAAGCCAAGAACGATCTGAAGCAGCAACCCAAATTATTGACACTTCCCCAACCAAAGTGGTTTCTTACAAACCCAATAACGGGGAAATTGTTACTCAACTTTCTCAGCTAGAATGCTTGGATAGTCAAAAAATATACGATTTGAAAGACAGTATGATTTCTATTGGTAAAGCCAGCAGCAACACCATCGTCATTGATTCAGAGTATATCTCCAACTTTCATTGCAAACTTGAATACAAAAACAATCAATTTCATCTCAAAGACCTTAACAGTACCAATGGCACTTTACTCAACAATAAAAAAATTCTTGAAGCTCCGCTCGTTGATGGTGCCATCATTTCTGTAGGTAAACATAACTTTAGATTTTCCACAGAAGAAAGCTTAGAAACAATTAAAGCTTTACCCATCAAACAATATCATGGGATTATTTCTCAAGATAAAGCCATGCAGCAGATGTTTGCTTTAATTGAACGCATGAGTCAATCAGATGCCAATGTTTTAATTCAAGGGGAAACGGGTTGCGGAAAAGAGTTAATTGCCAAAGCCATTCACAAGGTAAGCCATCGTGCCCATCAACGTTATATTACGCTCAACTGCGGTGCCATTGCCAAAGACCTCATTGAAAGTGAACTTTTTGGCCATGAAAAAGGCGCATTTACTTCAGCGCTGAACCAACGCAAGGGTGTTTTTGAAGAAGCCAACCATGGAACACTTTTTTTAGATGAAATTGCAGAGCTTCCTCTTGAACTCCAACCCAAACTGTTGCGTGTTTTGGAAAACAATGAAATTAGACGTGTAGGCAGCAATAAAACCATCACAATCAATACCCGTATTATTGCTGCAACTCACCAAAACCTGCATGAATGTGTAAAAAAAGGAACGTTCAGGGAGGATTTATATTATCGCTTGTTTGTTATTCCGATCAACGTTCCTCCTCTGAGAAACCGAAAAGAAGACATTCCTTTGCTGGTTGATTATTTTCTAAACCAAAAAACTTCAATTTCTAAAAACGCACTAGAACAATTAAAAAATCATGCTTGGCCAGGTAATGTCCGCGAATTAAAAAACCTCGTACAAAGAGCACAAATAGCTGCTGGGGACGCTGAAATTGATAGCCAGCATATCAATTTCTCCCCACTAGGAATTGCTGATAAAACGGCCTATGAATTTGATAGCACACTCAATAGGATACCCAAA
- the rpsI gene encoding 30S ribosomal protein S9, protein MPKAHYKYTGTGKRKTSVARIYMNEGSGQWTVNGKAHDEYFPTRTHQISINRPFTLLGLENKYDVKVTVAGGGITGQAEAIMYGLSKALLAVNEEENRPKLKADGLLTRDARETERKKYGQPGARKRFQYSKR, encoded by the coding sequence ATGCCAAAAGCACATTATAAATATACAGGGACAGGTAAACGTAAAACATCAGTGGCTAGAATTTATATGAATGAAGGTTCTGGTCAATGGACAGTAAATGGAAAGGCGCATGATGAGTATTTTCCAACACGTACGCATCAAATTTCTATTAACAGACCTTTCACACTGCTGGGTTTAGAAAATAAATATGATGTTAAAGTTACCGTAGCGGGTGGTGGAATAACCGGACAAGCTGAGGCCATCATGTACGGTCTATCCAAAGCTTTATTGGCTGTTAATGAGGAAGAAAACAGGCCAAAACTTAAAGCAGATGGTTTGTTGACGCGTGATGCACGTGAAACTGAGCGTAAAAAATACGGTCAGCCTGGCGCACGTAAACGTTTCCAATATTCAAAACGTTAG
- a CDS encoding CTP synthase, giving the protein MKTKGPKFIFVTGGVVSSLGKGIAAASIGALLENRGLNITFQKLDPYINVDPGTMSPFQHGEVFVTEDGGETDLDLGHYERFTHAVMKKDNNFTTGKVYETVLEKERKGEYLGATVQVIPHITNEIKDRVKKNAQGYDVAIVEVGGTVGDIESLPFLEAIRQCRGDMGWDNTMYVHLTLVPYLPTAGEVKTKPTQHSVKALQQIGIQPDILICRTDRDLDDEIKAKIGLFCNLRPEAVITAKDTDTTYEVPLLFEQEGLSNRIVEKLNMWTREPDLSQWKDLVKKVRSPKHSVNIAVVGKYIDLADSYKSLNAALTHAALGHNCKMNIQFFDSEELEKNKDLDKVFAQMDGILVPGGFGNRGVEGKVESIRYARENQLPFFGICLGLQCAVIEVARSLANIKNATSLEFDEQAQNPVVTLMDNQKNVYRKGGTMRLGAYPCSLQENSLAKSCYEESVVQERHRHRFEVNNDYVEALESVGFKATGRLEEGNLVEIMELSDHPWFLGCQFHPEFKSKPLKPHPLFLSFIGAALKLKK; this is encoded by the coding sequence GTGAAAACGAAAGGTCCAAAATTTATTTTTGTTACAGGTGGGGTTGTTTCTTCTTTGGGAAAGGGGATTGCAGCAGCATCGATTGGTGCACTTTTAGAAAATAGAGGTTTAAACATTACCTTTCAAAAGTTAGATCCATATATCAATGTTGATCCTGGAACCATGTCACCGTTTCAGCACGGAGAAGTTTTTGTTACTGAAGATGGTGGCGAAACCGATTTAGATTTAGGTCATTACGAGCGATTTACGCATGCCGTAATGAAAAAAGACAACAATTTTACCACTGGTAAAGTTTACGAAACGGTCTTAGAAAAAGAGCGTAAAGGTGAGTATCTGGGCGCAACAGTTCAAGTAATTCCTCACATCACCAATGAAATCAAAGACAGAGTTAAGAAAAATGCCCAAGGCTATGATGTGGCTATTGTTGAGGTAGGTGGTACTGTAGGCGATATTGAGAGCCTGCCTTTTTTGGAGGCAATTCGTCAATGTCGTGGAGATATGGGCTGGGATAATACCATGTACGTTCATCTTACGTTGGTGCCGTATTTACCCACTGCTGGAGAGGTTAAAACCAAACCTACACAACATTCAGTCAAAGCTTTGCAACAAATTGGGATACAGCCAGATATTTTAATTTGTAGAACCGATCGTGATTTAGACGATGAAATTAAAGCGAAGATAGGTTTGTTTTGTAATTTACGTCCTGAGGCAGTAATTACAGCAAAAGATACTGATACCACGTATGAAGTGCCACTTTTGTTTGAACAAGAGGGTTTGTCTAATAGGATAGTTGAAAAGTTAAACATGTGGACACGTGAACCAGACTTATCGCAATGGAAAGATTTGGTTAAGAAGGTTCGTTCTCCAAAACATTCGGTCAATATTGCTGTTGTGGGAAAGTATATTGATTTAGCAGATTCCTATAAAAGCTTAAATGCGGCGTTGACGCATGCGGCTCTTGGTCATAATTGTAAGATGAATATTCAGTTTTTTGATTCAGAGGAATTGGAAAAAAATAAAGATCTGGATAAAGTTTTTGCACAGATGGATGGTATTTTAGTGCCAGGAGGTTTTGGAAACCGTGGTGTTGAAGGAAAAGTAGAGAGTATACGCTATGCTAGAGAAAACCAGCTTCCTTTCTTTGGTATATGTTTGGGCTTGCAATGTGCCGTGATTGAAGTTGCTCGATCACTAGCAAATATAAAAAATGCAACGTCTTTAGAGTTTGATGAGCAGGCACAAAATCCAGTGGTGACTTTGATGGACAATCAGAAAAATGTTTACCGTAAAGGTGGCACCATGCGTTTAGGGGCTTATCCGTGTTCTTTGCAGGAAAATAGTTTGGCAAAGTCTTGCTATGAGGAGTCTGTCGTTCAGGAAAGACATCGGCACCGTTTTGAAGTTAATAATGATTATGTTGAGGCCTTAGAAAGCGTTGGGTTTAAAGCTACTGGCCGTCTTGAAGAGGGTAATTTAGTTGAGATTATGGAGCTAAGTGATCATCCATGGTTTTTAGGCTGTCAATTTCATCCAGAGTTTAAAAGTAAGCCTTTAAAACCGCATCCTTTATTTTTAAGTTTTATTGGAGCAGCGCTCAAGTTAAAGAAATAA
- a CDS encoding aldehyde dehydrogenase family protein: MEETLKKQKHYFYYGEFDQRYQARINALTKLQTAIKKYESRFLEALALDCGKPRIEAFLSEVYFVNAEIKLAKRHLKQWMQKKKVSSPFFSFYSKSYYQYQPYGQTLIIGPWNYPVQLTLGPLVSALAAGNVVTLKPSEHTPYTAKVLDDMIKATFKPEHVHCIQGDSKVAQVLLAHDFDKIFFTGSTVVGEKVAQQAAKKLIPVTLELGGKSPCIIDHSADLDAACKKILSTKLFNAGQTCVAPDYVCLAESIKDRFKETMLKYYQEIYQPHSIEKWSAKIINLRHFKRLKTLLAKSKTLDLISLGKYSDVPELYLPMHLVFDTQWNDAVMQEEIFGPILPVITFSSLDELVANIKSKSKPLSLSVFSKDKSFIDQLAQSTQSGCIDINTIMQSVSNIHLPFGGVGQSGMGNSHGYFGFKSFSYTRAYTQKIGPDFFSLKPPYENLFKWLHKIMH, from the coding sequence ATGGAAGAAACTTTAAAAAAACAAAAACATTACTTTTATTATGGAGAGTTTGACCAGCGTTATCAAGCGCGAATCAATGCGCTGACAAAATTGCAAACTGCCATCAAAAAATATGAAAGTCGTTTTCTTGAAGCTTTGGCTTTAGATTGTGGAAAGCCAAGAATAGAAGCTTTTTTAAGTGAAGTTTATTTTGTTAATGCAGAAATAAAATTAGCAAAACGTCATTTAAAACAATGGATGCAAAAAAAGAAAGTTTCCAGCCCGTTTTTTAGTTTTTACTCAAAAAGTTATTATCAGTATCAACCTTATGGTCAGACTTTAATTATAGGGCCATGGAATTATCCCGTACAGTTAACTTTAGGGCCTTTGGTTTCGGCTTTAGCTGCAGGCAATGTTGTTACCCTTAAACCATCAGAACATACTCCTTATACCGCAAAGGTTTTAGACGATATGATTAAGGCAACTTTTAAGCCAGAACATGTTCACTGTATCCAGGGTGACAGCAAAGTAGCTCAAGTTTTGTTAGCGCATGATTTTGATAAGATTTTTTTTACGGGAAGTACTGTGGTTGGGGAAAAAGTTGCTCAGCAAGCTGCAAAGAAACTCATACCGGTAACTTTGGAGCTGGGAGGAAAAAGTCCTTGTATTATTGATCATTCAGCTGACTTGGATGCCGCTTGTAAAAAAATTCTGAGTACGAAGCTGTTTAATGCTGGACAAACGTGTGTTGCGCCAGATTATGTATGCTTGGCAGAGTCCATTAAAGATCGGTTCAAAGAGACCATGCTCAAATACTATCAAGAAATTTATCAACCGCATTCAATTGAAAAATGGAGTGCTAAAATTATTAATTTACGTCATTTTAAACGTTTAAAAACTTTATTGGCCAAGTCCAAGACATTAGATCTTATATCCTTAGGTAAATATTCTGATGTACCAGAGCTTTATCTTCCAATGCACCTGGTTTTTGATACTCAATGGAATGATGCTGTTATGCAAGAAGAAATTTTTGGACCGATCTTACCTGTCATCACTTTTTCTTCTCTTGATGAACTTGTAGCCAATATTAAATCCAAGAGTAAGCCCTTAAGCCTTTCTGTGTTTTCTAAAGATAAATCTTTTATAGATCAATTGGCTCAGAGTACGCAGTCAGGCTGTATTGATATCAATACTATTATGCAATCGGTCAGTAATATTCACTTACCATTTGGCGGTGTAGGTCAGAGCGGTATGGGTAATAGCCACGGTTATTTTGGTTTCAAAAGTTTTAGCTATACCCGTGCGTATACACAAAAAATTGGACCAGACTTTTTCAGTTTAAAGCCACCGTATGAAAACTTATTTAAGTGGCTGCATAAGATCATGCATTAA
- the rplM gene encoding 50S ribosomal protein L13, giving the protein MIAKTYSQKKEQVTRHWKVMDADGKILGRLATEVARVLKGKHKPTFTPHVDGGDFVVVTNAAKIKLSGNKLDQKVYYHHTGYRGGLKQVVASELLENNPCRMIEYAVKGMLPKGSLGRDMIKKLKVYAGEEHPHEAQQPQKHEF; this is encoded by the coding sequence ATGATTGCAAAAACATATAGTCAGAAAAAAGAGCAAGTAACACGTCATTGGAAAGTTATGGATGCTGACGGTAAAATTTTAGGACGTTTGGCCACTGAAGTTGCTCGTGTTCTTAAAGGTAAGCACAAGCCAACATTTACACCCCATGTTGATGGGGGTGACTTTGTGGTGGTTACAAACGCAGCAAAGATTAAACTAAGCGGTAACAAGCTTGACCAAAAAGTTTATTACCACCACACAGGATACAGAGGTGGTTTAAAGCAAGTGGTTGCATCTGAGCTTTTAGAGAATAACCCATGCAGAATGATTGAATACGCTGTTAAGGGAATGTTACCTAAAGGGTCATTAGGACGTGACATGATTAAAAAATTAAAAGTATACGCGGGTGAAGAGCATCCACATGAAGCTCAACAGCCACAAAAACATGAGTTTTAA
- a CDS encoding HU family DNA-binding protein codes for MLKQTLINRIYKDIKFRRIPKVAVSEMLDCCFEQVVLCAKNNESTQLSHFGTFYPKQYQEKKGRNPNTGETLMIKTQKKLKFKASAKLLDILK; via the coding sequence ATGCTCAAGCAAACTTTAATTAATAGAATATATAAAGATATTAAGTTTCGTCGCATTCCAAAAGTTGCTGTTTCTGAAATGCTTGATTGTTGCTTTGAGCAAGTTGTTTTATGCGCTAAAAACAATGAATCCACACAACTCAGTCACTTTGGCACATTTTATCCCAAGCAGTACCAAGAAAAAAAGGGACGCAATCCCAACACCGGTGAAACACTCATGATCAAAACTCAAAAAAAATTAAAATTTAAAGCCTCTGCAAAGCTACTGGACATTTTAAAATGA
- a CDS encoding glycosyltransferase: protein MLLINCFNLTNPSMIILVHCGISLLALLYVFTRFYKLPTASHQHHNSSLLDNLSIIIPARNEEHNITRLLQSIHAQEKQPKEIIVVDDASLDNTGQISKQLGAEVLTVKKPDKAWVGKSYACYQGAKKASGTFYLFIDADTWFDMGAFKKLPSFLNTDTKIASVCPYHHVPQLYEQFSAFFNIMMVLGLNTFEPLFKSRKKQQKKLFGQCLIIHKEAYWSIDGHAAVKDKILENVFMSKLLSAKKYKLSNWGGQSFINMRMFPHSFKELCFGWIKAFTSGASQTSKTTLFNLIVYLSVCMFTAISMFFLYLQDSTTIYALCGLYTLVATYTYYLLKQLGSYKTITAIAFPIPLFFFMIIFGFSPLIKKCFTVTWKGRHV from the coding sequence ATGTTGCTGATCAACTGTTTCAATTTGACCAATCCTAGCATGATCATCCTTGTTCATTGTGGTATAAGCTTGTTGGCCTTGCTTTATGTATTCACACGATTTTACAAACTCCCCACAGCAAGCCATCAACATCACAACAGCTCACTCTTGGACAATTTATCTATTATTATACCAGCCAGGAATGAAGAACATAACATCACCCGCTTACTGCAAAGTATTCATGCTCAAGAAAAACAACCAAAAGAAATCATTGTTGTCGATGATGCTTCTCTTGATAATACCGGGCAAATATCCAAGCAACTCGGGGCTGAGGTCTTAACGGTTAAAAAGCCCGATAAAGCTTGGGTTGGTAAAAGTTATGCGTGTTATCAAGGTGCAAAAAAAGCAAGCGGAACGTTTTATTTGTTTATAGATGCAGACACTTGGTTTGATATGGGTGCCTTTAAAAAACTACCTAGTTTTCTCAATACAGACACTAAAATCGCTTCTGTTTGTCCTTACCATCATGTTCCTCAACTCTATGAGCAGTTTTCAGCTTTTTTCAACATCATGATGGTGTTGGGATTAAACACCTTTGAACCTTTATTTAAAAGCCGTAAGAAACAACAAAAAAAACTGTTTGGACAATGTTTGATCATTCACAAAGAGGCCTATTGGTCTATTGATGGCCATGCCGCTGTTAAAGACAAAATTCTTGAAAATGTCTTTATGAGCAAGCTCTTGTCTGCTAAAAAATACAAGCTCTCTAACTGGGGCGGGCAAAGCTTTATCAATATGAGAATGTTTCCTCATTCGTTTAAAGAGCTCTGTTTTGGATGGATCAAAGCCTTCACCTCTGGAGCAAGCCAAACATCTAAAACTACTTTGTTCAACTTAATTGTTTACTTAAGTGTCTGTATGTTTACAGCCATTTCCATGTTTTTTCTGTATTTACAAGATTCCACTACAATTTATGCTCTATGCGGCCTTTACACCCTAGTTGCCACATATACTTATTATCTGTTGAAACAGTTGGGCTCTTACAAAACAATAACTGCAATTGCATTTCCCATCCCCTTATTTTTCTTTATGATAATCTTTGGCTTTTCTCCACTGATAAAAAAATGCTTTACCGTTACCTGGAAAGGCCGGCATGTTTAA
- a CDS encoding NAD(P)/FAD-dependent oxidoreductase produces the protein MKSKINKQIAIIGAGLGGMSAAIALRSHGYHVDLYEKNNHLGGKLNQLEKDGFTFDLGPSIFTLPQYFRSLFQRAGKNFDDYVKLTAVKPHWRNFFEDGLVLDLYKEQDLMFEELKKLSGSFEQHKQEFLAFLQYSKQQYDIVESGYFAKGLDNLMDFIKHYGLFKLFFKIDHRNKMSQSIDQHFSDPHLKRIFEYFIKYVGSSAIDSPGFMNLMPHIQFEYDLWYVDGGLYNLAHGFEKLLHDIGVNIHLNTEIDRIEHVSNKVTGIQLKGQGLKHYDYVVSNMEVIPAYETLLEQPESFTNGLKKFEPACSGLVLHLGVKQHYPQLAHHNFFYSKDQKKHFNTVFKEKKLPDDPTIYLVAPTRTDASKAPEGCDNIKILPHIPYINDENPYTPDDYVDFKERVLDKLEGMGLDNLRKNTIVEDMWTPLDIQKKYYSNKGSIYGVVSDWDKNYAFKAPKQSKKFKNLFFVGGSVNPGGGMPMVTLCGQNVADQLFQFDQS, from the coding sequence ATGAAGTCAAAAATCAATAAGCAAATTGCAATTATTGGCGCTGGTTTAGGAGGCATGTCGGCCGCCATTGCTTTAAGGTCACACGGATATCATGTTGACCTTTATGAGAAAAATAACCATTTGGGCGGAAAGCTCAACCAACTGGAAAAAGATGGGTTTACCTTTGACTTGGGGCCTTCAATTTTTACTCTGCCCCAGTATTTTCGCAGCCTTTTTCAACGCGCTGGAAAAAACTTTGATGACTATGTCAAACTCACTGCCGTTAAACCGCATTGGAGAAACTTTTTTGAAGATGGCTTGGTTTTGGACTTATACAAAGAGCAAGATTTGATGTTTGAGGAACTTAAAAAGCTTTCTGGTTCTTTTGAACAACATAAACAAGAGTTTTTAGCCTTTTTACAGTACTCAAAACAGCAATATGATATTGTAGAATCAGGTTACTTTGCTAAAGGCTTAGATAACCTTATGGACTTTATCAAGCATTACGGCTTGTTTAAACTGTTTTTTAAAATTGATCATAGAAACAAAATGTCCCAGAGCATTGATCAACATTTTTCTGACCCCCACCTTAAACGAATTTTTGAGTACTTTATTAAATATGTAGGATCTTCCGCAATCGACTCCCCAGGATTCATGAATCTCATGCCCCATATCCAGTTTGAGTATGATCTTTGGTATGTCGATGGTGGCTTGTACAATCTAGCTCATGGTTTTGAAAAACTTTTGCATGATATTGGTGTTAATATCCACTTAAACACAGAAATCGATCGTATTGAACACGTTTCAAACAAGGTGACGGGTATTCAACTGAAGGGACAAGGCTTAAAGCACTACGACTACGTTGTCTCCAATATGGAAGTTATTCCTGCTTACGAAACACTTTTGGAGCAACCAGAGTCTTTTACAAACGGATTAAAAAAGTTTGAGCCGGCATGCTCTGGCCTGGTTTTACATTTGGGTGTAAAACAGCATTACCCGCAACTGGCACACCATAATTTTTTCTATTCTAAAGACCAAAAAAAACATTTTAATACTGTTTTTAAAGAGAAAAAATTACCTGATGACCCAACCATCTATCTGGTTGCGCCTACACGTACCGATGCCAGTAAAGCCCCTGAGGGCTGTGATAATATAAAAATTTTGCCACACATCCCTTACATCAATGATGAAAACCCCTATACACCTGATGATTATGTTGATTTCAAAGAAAGAGTCCTTGATAAGCTCGAAGGCATGGGCTTAGATAACTTAAGAAAAAACACCATTGTTGAAGACATGTGGACACCTTTGGATATTCAAAAAAAATACTATTCCAACAAAGGCTCGATTTATGGCGTTGTTTCTGATTGGGATAAAAATTACGCGTTTAAAGCACCTAAACAGTCGAAAAAATTTAAAAACTTATTCTTTGTTGGTGGCAGCGTTAACCCTGGGGGTGGTATGCCTATGGTAACTTTATGCGGTCAAAATGTTGCTGATCAACTGTTTCAATTTGACCAATCCTAG
- a CDS encoding DUF2141 domain-containing protein, with protein sequence MQIIKIKLGILGLLFSFSGFAAELGDIKVMLIGFKSDQGQAMLALHNTKKTFLKKKAPFRGAEVMIKNKTAEYVFKDVPYGEYSIAVFHDENSNMDLDANILGIPKEDYGFSNNAWRKYGPPKYKQTLFTLDAENMSMDIKIKSGIEKD encoded by the coding sequence ATGCAAATTATAAAAATAAAGCTGGGTATTTTAGGGTTGTTATTTAGTTTTAGTGGTTTTGCGGCTGAGCTAGGGGATATCAAGGTGATGCTTATTGGTTTTAAATCAGATCAGGGGCAAGCAATGTTAGCTTTACACAATACTAAAAAAACATTTTTAAAAAAGAAAGCTCCATTTAGGGGAGCAGAAGTGATGATCAAAAACAAAACTGCAGAATATGTTTTTAAAGATGTGCCGTATGGAGAATATTCTATTGCTGTTTTCCATGATGAGAATTCAAATATGGACTTGGATGCCAATATTCTTGGTATACCCAAAGAAGACTACGGGTTTTCTAACAATGCCTGGCGTAAGTATGGCCCTCCTAAATACAAACAGACATTGTTTACGCTTGATGCTGAAAATATGAGCATGGATATCAAAATTAAATCTGGTATTGAAAAAGATTAA
- the crtI gene encoding phytoene desaturase family protein → MMNNKSKRKIFIVGGGPGGLATAMLLAHRGFSVELFEKNSVVGGRNAHIDVNGFKFDIGPTFLMMKFLLDKLFEQVGLNINDYMQFIKLDPMYRLQFADKHILMSSDREKTKAEIERVFPGLSSGYDKFMSKEEARFKRLLPCLQKDYPTLISLMSKRNIKALPYLSLGQSVFDVLKSYFQNDDLSLLFSFQSKYLGMSAWDCPGGFSMLSYIEHAYGVYHVMGGLSEISASIAKAAQSFGAQFHLNTPVKQLIVKNKKVIGVETNDGQFFADEVVVNADFAYAMDQLTPKNSLKKYAPKKLEKLKYSCSTFMLYLCLDKIFDSEHHTIVFAGNYKKNVDDVFKNETLSDDFSFYVRNASINDPSLAPKGQSSLYVLVPVPNCDAQVDWETTQQHYRELVLNAIEERMQFKNLKQHIINERIFTPDTWEKDLNIYKGATFNLSHNLGQLAYFRPRNKFEELDQCYIVGGGTHPGSGLPTILQSSIIASNLISKKHNVDYPSEELTV, encoded by the coding sequence ATGATGAATAATAAGAGTAAAAGAAAAATATTTATTGTTGGTGGTGGTCCAGGTGGCTTAGCAACGGCTATGCTACTTGCTCACCGGGGTTTTTCTGTTGAACTGTTTGAAAAAAACAGTGTTGTTGGCGGAAGAAACGCACACATTGATGTTAACGGCTTCAAATTTGATATTGGTCCAACCTTTTTAATGATGAAATTTTTGTTGGATAAACTGTTTGAACAGGTCGGTTTAAATATCAATGACTACATGCAGTTTATTAAATTGGACCCCATGTACAGACTTCAGTTTGCTGACAAACATATTTTAATGAGTTCTGATAGAGAAAAAACCAAAGCCGAAATTGAACGCGTATTTCCAGGTCTTTCTAGTGGCTATGATAAGTTTATGAGTAAAGAAGAGGCCAGATTTAAACGACTCTTGCCCTGCTTACAAAAAGATTACCCCACCTTAATTTCATTAATGTCAAAAAGAAACATTAAGGCTTTACCCTACCTTTCTTTAGGCCAATCTGTATTTGACGTTTTAAAGTCCTACTTTCAAAATGATGATCTTTCCTTACTTTTTTCTTTTCAAAGCAAGTATTTAGGTATGTCTGCCTGGGACTGCCCCGGAGGATTTTCCATGCTCTCCTACATTGAACATGCCTATGGTGTTTATCATGTCATGGGGGGATTGAGTGAAATCAGTGCGTCTATAGCCAAAGCTGCGCAATCTTTTGGTGCTCAATTTCATTTGAATACTCCAGTTAAACAGTTGATTGTTAAAAACAAAAAAGTGATCGGTGTTGAAACGAATGACGGTCAATTTTTTGCTGATGAAGTGGTAGTTAATGCTGACTTTGCTTATGCCATGGATCAACTCACACCAAAAAACAGTCTTAAAAAATACGCTCCAAAAAAGCTGGAAAAGCTAAAATACAGCTGCTCTACTTTTATGCTTTATTTATGTCTGGATAAAATTTTTGATAGCGAACACCACACCATTGTATTTGCAGGAAACTACAAGAAAAATGTGGATGATGTTTTTAAAAATGAAACTTTGTCTGATGATTTTTCATTTTATGTACGCAATGCAAGCATCAATGACCCAAGCTTGGCGCCCAAAGGACAGTCATCTTTGTATGTTCTTGTGCCCGTGCCCAACTGCGATGCTCAAGTGGATTGGGAAACGACGCAACAGCATTATAGAGAGCTTGTACTCAATGCCATAGAGGAACGTATGCAGTTTAAAAATCTCAAACAACATATTATCAACGAGCGTATCTTTACACCCGATACCTGGGAAAAAGACCTCAATATTTACAAAGGCGCTACGTTCAATTTATCGCACAATCTTGGGCAACTGGCTTACTTCAGACCCAGAAATAAATTTGAAGAGTTAGATCAATGTTATATTGTTGGGGGAGGCACTCATCCAGGCAGCGGTCTACCTACAATATTACAATCATCTATTATTGCCAGCAACTTGATCAGCAAAAAACACAATGTGGACTATCCAAGCGAGGAACTCACGGTATGA
- a CDS encoding glycosyl-4,4'-diaponeurosporenoate acyltransferase, with translation MFKLSVGLTTFLNILLWPIIHMSVSWLITRLPLKYIPNHTWIFNPLGFESHTWYRNYLLIHKWKDRLPDAAAWFEHGFAKAQLKSSEPSYLQRFAIETVRGELAHWLTMAFAPIFYLWNPTWACIVMTCYALIANLPCILIQRYNRLRIKKVLNT, from the coding sequence ATGTTTAAATTAAGCGTTGGACTTACAACTTTTTTAAACATCCTCTTATGGCCAATAATTCATATGTCTGTCTCATGGCTCATCACTCGACTGCCGTTAAAATATATTCCAAATCATACCTGGATATTTAATCCCTTAGGTTTTGAAAGCCACACTTGGTACAGAAACTACTTGTTGATTCACAAATGGAAAGATCGCTTACCCGATGCTGCAGCTTGGTTTGAACATGGTTTTGCTAAAGCCCAATTAAAAAGTTCCGAACCAAGTTACCTACAACGTTTTGCTATAGAAACTGTTCGTGGTGAGTTGGCTCACTGGCTCACCATGGCTTTTGCTCCGATATTTTATCTTTGGAACCCCACATGGGCTTGTATAGTGATGACATGCTATGCACTTATTGCCAATTTACCGTGCATCTTAATTCAAAGATACAACCGTTTGCGAATAAAAAAAGTCTTGAACACTTAA